The following coding sequences are from one Plectropomus leopardus isolate mb chromosome 10, YSFRI_Pleo_2.0, whole genome shotgun sequence window:
- the LOC121948934 gene encoding four and a half LIM domains protein 2, whose amino-acid sequence MTERYDCHYCKESLFGKKYVLREENPYCVKCYESLYSNTCEECKKPIGCNTRDLSYKDRHWHEECFMCFQCKRSLVDKPFSTKDEKLLCTECYSNEYSSKCHQCKKTIMPGSRKMEHKGNSWHETCFTCQRCQQPIGTKSFIPKDNHNFCVPCYEKQFAMQCVHCKKPITTGGVTYRDQPWHKDCFLCTSCKQQLSGQRFTSRDDFAYCLNCFCNLYAKKCASCTTPISGLGGSKYISFEERQWHNDCFNCKKCSVSLVGRGFLTERDDILCPECGKDI is encoded by the exons ATGACCGAGCGCTACGATTGCCACTACTGCAAGGAGTCCCTGTTTGGGAAAAAGTACGTTCTGAGAGAGGAGAATCCCTACTGTGTGAAATGTTACGAGAGCCTGTACTCCAACACCTGCGAGGAGTGCAAGAAGCCCATTGGCTGCAACACCAGG GATCTGTCGTACAAGGACCGCCACTGGCACGAGGAATGCTTCATGTGCTTCCAGTGCAAGCGCTCGCTGGTGGACAAGCCGTTCTCCACCAAGGATGAAAAGCTCCTCTGCACTGAGTGCTACTCCAACGAGTACTCCTCCAAGTGCCACCAGTGCAAGAAAACCATCATGCCGG GCTCCAGGAAGATGGAGCACAAGGGGAACAGCTGGCACGAGACCTGTTTCACCTGCCAGAGATGCCAGCAGCCCATCGGCACCAAGAGCTTCATCCCTAAGGACAATCATAACTTCTGTGTGCCCTGCTATGAGAAGCAATTCGCCATGCAGTGTGTGCACTGCAAGAAG CCAATCACCACCGGCGGGGTGACCTACCGTGACCAGCCCTGGCACAAGGACTGCTTCCTGTGCACCAGCTGCAAGCAGCAGCTGTCTGGCCAGAGGTTCACCTCTAGAGATGACTTTGCCTACTGTCTCAACTGCTTCTGCAACCTTTACGCCAAGAAGTGTGCCTCCTGCACCACCCCCATTAGCG GCCTCGGAGGCAGCAAGTACATTTCCTTTGAGGAGCGCCAGTGGCACAATGACTGCTTCAACTGCAAGAAGTGCTCCGTGTCCCTGGTTGGCCGTGGCTTCCTCACTGAGCGTGATGACAtcctgtgcccagagtgcggAAAGGACATCTAA
- the c10h2orf49 gene encoding ashwin, with translation MATFTGQDGNAVGTSDVDVLLHPELLSQDFMHLILSEKHVSTGGCDSRDRLTELYLRHVIPLPQRTLPDSRWGRRMERSRGRQTPAGHRTDSSSNDHNRKRPLIIFDGSSSHSGPLKVKKPEGTGVSAGLTDRLKPPPAANLSNPIRKLSGNTSSSSSSIHQDMANLKREANSSGAMKSPEVKKKIQHVTWP, from the exons ATGGCGACTTTCACGGGGCAGGATGGAAACGCTGTCGGTACCTCGGATGTGGATGTTTTACTGCACCCAGAGCTGCTGTCTCAGGATTTTATGCACCTAATCTTAAGCGAG AAACACGTCAGCACCGGAGGCTGTGACAGCCGGGACCGGCTTACAGAGCTCTACCTCCGACATGTCATCCCGCTGCCGCAGAGGACCTTACCGGACAGCCGCTGGGGCCGGAGGATGGAGAGGAGCCGGGGGAGGCAGACGCCGGCCGGACACCGGACAGACAG TTCCAGTAACGACCACAATAGGAAAAGGCCTCTAATTATATTTGATGGCAGTTCGTCTCACTCTGGCCCGTtaaaagtaaagaaaccagaGGGAACTGGTGTGTCAGCAGGACTCACTGACAGGTTAAAACCTCCTCCTGCTGCAAACCTGTCCAACCCAATCCGCAAGCTTTCTGGAAACACGTCTTCCTCGTCCTCATCCATTCATCAGGACATGGCAAACCTCAAACGAGAAGCAAACAGCTCG GGTGCCATGAAGTCTCCAGAGGTGAAGAAAAAGATCCAGCATGTCACATggccttga